In Channa argus isolate prfri chromosome 15, Channa argus male v1.0, whole genome shotgun sequence, the DNA window TAAAAATACATGAATTACAAATGCCCCCTCGCTCACTAAACTGTCATAAAGGACATTTGCATAatatcaattattattaattttccCTTAAAAATACCATTGTTGTTTCACTGTTGAAGCACCTCACTGAGATCGATTCTGAGTGCAGACCAGACAAGCACTCGGCTCACCCGAATCCTCAAATgactcacacagacacgcatacaaaaacacacacaggagggGAAGAGTGTAATTGAGAATGTGTAGTGGACACAGAGCGTGGGTgtggagtgagagagagagggagagagggagagagggagggagggagggagggagggagggagggagggaggaataGATACGGAGcaagaggacaaagacaacattGCATCAGAGAGTTGACCACTGgcatgtttgcttttcttggccTATTCTCTTGAATAACAATTTCAACTTCAAATATGAATTATTTCTATATATCTAGTGACATCGTTTCTAATAGTGTTTTTAGAGAAATGTGCATATTATCCTTTTGAGAGTCAGATGACATCGATTTGCGTGGTAACTAATTAGAGTCGGAACGTGCTTTAGTTaggttaaaataacatttggaaatgtggaaacatctgtctgtctctgtccatgCAATCTATGCttaataaactaaaatcaaCAATAGAGGGAGTAAGGTGCTGTATTTTGTATTCGTAAACAACAGCTTAGTTCACCTAGTACTTGAGTATTACCGGATATAATGGGTCTTGCATCTTGGTTTCGCTATGAAAGCACCAAATCTAGCAGATGTTTGAGAACAGACTCGTAGTTCATTAAGTCAAAAAGAAAGATGTCTctatatttctgtttatataCGGATAAACCATATAAGATAATTATGAAAATTTATAAGATTTATATGATTTAATGATAGATTGCTGGTAGTTGTGTTTGGGGCAAAGCAATTATTTGATAAAGACTGTTCCCAGTCTAGAGTAACGGCATCTCAATTACAGCTCAAGTCTTGAGTGAGACAGTATAGATATTAATCTTCTCATCTTACTCTTGGGCAGAAAGAGTgggcagaaaaggaaagaacGAACCATCATTTTAATGCAGCTGTGAGCGTTATAAGATACTAAATGGATACTGAGAAATCTTAAACTGGCTCAGATCTTTTACAGTTAACCTGAACACCAGAGTACATTCATACAGCCGCGCATCCCTTCAGTTACATGTCGCTCACATCGCCTTTGACCTCGACGGTGCTGTGGGGCTACACTGGACATCATGATTGTAGTTTCACTATTCGTAAATCTGTAACAGTCACAGTGAAGTTTagacattatacagtatattgcgATTATAAATCATATGATTCACATGATTCAATCTCCTGTCCATTTTGCCATATGATACTCAATAGTCCACATTAATTACAGCTAATTCTATATGACATGATAAAATGCCACATTTTGTCTCCAGTGGATAGACTTTATCTTTACCTAATTGTGTTTCCTGCTACCAACTTGCATTAAAAGTGAAATGGGTATCACCTATTAAAGTGCATATTACTGGTGCTTTCATCTCGAAAGGTTCTGTAGAGGGAGAACCGATCATGTTATACTGGGTGGGTGGCTCACGTATTGCAGTTGCATATATTTTTTCCAACCTAATACAAGGTTTGTTTGGAAAATCTAATCTTCAGGGGAGCCAAGAAGAGTCGGTGTCATATATAGAACAACATCTGCAGAAGAGGGCAGGGCATCAAGCAGCGGGAAAGTAATTACTCCGATGGTATAGACTTTGCACAGGAGTAAATATGCTTACCTGTGCCCTCTAGCTCTATTTAAGCCTGTCATCTGAAAACTCATACAGGTATAGATTGGTCCAAGTGTCTACTTCACCCTTTACTTTACTGAGATTGTTAAATGACATGTCGCTGTTATGTGAAAAgcatataaataataatcaatCATTGCATGACAACAAATGTCAAAACCGTTATGTCAGTTCTAAACATCAGTAACAGACTGATGTTTTCTGACCAAAAACTGTTGTTTCGTTAAAAATCTTAATTATCCAAGTCTTGGCATAATTCCTGACGCTCGTGCCAGCTTTGGCTTCCAACACTCACCAAGTCTATCCCCTTCAACCTTCAAAGTTTTGTAACGGCCCTCCATAAAGAGAGCTGCTAGAGGACAAGGGTGTGTTTAGAGTTTTTTCAAGGGGGGACCAGGCTCACGCACACGTTGAAAGAAGAGgggtaaaaaagacaaaatttttAAGACAAAGTTTTTAGGACAAACTGTATATTAAATGTAATGAtatgaaataatatataatgtaatgtgttgtaaattaaaaaaatggtcacttatacagtgtttttctactttaaatTTTGTTGTCCAACCACCAAATAATGAACATTTTGGTCAAGGTGCAGCAAAAGGATACACCCtaacagaaaaataacaaattgctaattttattttatatgaaatgtgattcattgatttaaaataaaaataaatgttatttcagATTTATATTTGGTCAGTTCTTCTTATAAATATAATCACAAGTCAAGTAATTACCACCTCCAGACTCTTGCAAAGGGGGCACCAGTGGGGGCCAAGTACATTTGTATTCTGGCAAAAGTtaacagtttaatttaaacCCAGTCTCTAAGGTGCAGAGggccaatattttttttcaatcctCTGTTAGCCTTGTCGATCAAATGCCCCTGAAGTACCCCTTCATCACCACTACCCATCACGTGTTCAgttatttgtctgtttgcacTGACCATAAACTAGACGTAACTCTTTCATATAGACACTAACAACACATGGTTGAATGTATAAAAGTGGATATTGTTTCAATAATATGTGTTTCATGTCTGGGTTTAGCTGGGTTTGTCCGAGCCTGCTTTGCCAGCACTACTATTGAATATCAACTCAACCGACATTTACATGCAGTAAAAGCGAGACTTGTTGAACTGGTCTCGTGTTAGTTGCACATGTATTTAAGTTTGGCATATTTATCAAAGCGGTTGCACGTTTCCTGAAATGGAGACAAGGAGCCCAAAGGACACATAAGAAGGCGACTAAATGTATCCTCTGGTTAGTTAAGTGGGCCTGTCAGTTTTAGCAGCACTTGGTTGTCCTCTATGAATTCAACAGCCTCCATTCTCCCTTCCTGTAGGTGGAATCGCAAAGCAGTGGTTATCAGATATACTTTGTGGCATTCTTACTGCAGAGCACAGTTGTATTGATTTTGTCTGCCTACTATTTAACAGTATTGTGCACTGTATAAATATAACTCCAGCCTCCTCTTGCTGTGTGCAGCTAGAAAAGGTCTTACATCAAGCTGCAGCCATGGATGAGATGGACTTGCCCCAGATGAAGAAGGAGGTGGAGAGCCTGAAGTACCAGTTGGCTTTTAAACGAGAGAAGTCCTCCAAAACTGTGACTGAGTGAGTAGATGGTCAACAGAAGCTATGTCGAGTCTGTtgcataaacaataaaaagtaactTGTAGTCCGTTAATTAGTAAGTTTCAAATACACAgaccaaaactgaaaacatcaaaaactcttacacacagagttaatgtaaTGGCTGACAAAACAATTTCAACTCAAGGTGCTTTTCGCTGTATTTCAGTCTTCATATAAAgatggagttttttttaattaatcatccAAATGTAGTGTTTAAAATTATGTGGTTTTAGGGGATTGTAGACTATTTTGTGGCCAGTGACAGATTGTAACCTGACAGCTTAGTTGAGTTAGAGGCCTGCAGCTTTGTCTTACAGACATAGGAATGGTTTTGATTTTGTCATCAAACTCTTATCAAGAAGGCAAGTAAGTGAAATATAAGAGTTAaaaatttcacaataaaacacaaaaactaaaatcagaGGATTCAAACCCCGttcacatatacagtaaatgctgGAGAATATCTGGAGAATCCGGTCTGGATATTCTCTGGAGTTGCATTTATTTGCACATCAGGAGAAAATCTGTGTGAGACACTTTTTCACTTGTGAGGAAATACTGGGCAAGGACTGGTGCCTAGTTAGAGCATGTAGGGTGCAGGACATAAAACAAACGTACTGCAGAAATTCCTGTCACATACTTAGTAAGATCAAGCTAATTATCACTTATGTGCAGTGTGTAGTGAGTGGCTACTcttcaatattttataaaataaaatttacaaaaaagcagTAGTGTGTTCTCTTTAATTCTCTTTCAACTGTAGCAAATCACAATACAACAGGACTCGATTACAAAATgtatccaaaaaataaaagctaaaataccGAAGTGAATGAAAGAAATTGCTTCTAGTTCagattctctctttctctgctacCTTATAtggaaaacaagaaaagtgGACAGAGGGTGGATTGTTGCAATAAACATCCTGTGGAATTTCAaaaatgtctctgtctctctgtcttctctgcaAAGTTTGGTAAAGTGGATCGAGGACTGTGTCCCAGAGGATCCCTTTCTGAATCCAGAGCTGATGAAGAATAACCCATGGGTGGAGAAAGGAAAGTGCATCCTCCTCTAGAATCAATTTCCCGCCCTGCCGCGACCTTACAACTTACACCGCGCTGAccaacacacacctacagaaGAAGCCCCGAGCCTGATCCTCCCCAGCCCACAAAGGCCCTGGCAGGACAGCGCCTCCTTACCTCTCACCGTGAATGTACACCCGCTGATAACACCCCCCTCAACCTCCCCGAAACACACATCACAACAatggcacagaaacacacacactgacactacACCTCCAAACTTTGGGTTTGTTCCCGACTGCCACACATTCACTGCAAGTTTATTCCTACCACGACAATGCCTCATTACTATGATATGATGACGATGATAAGTACTCCTACTATGTGTCTCTATATTGATATATGACTTATTTATGCAGCTGCCAGTCACAAGCTTTCTTTACTACTATACAATTTCTACTTCTTATTGTAACCATAGCACACGTTTCTTCTTGTTTTGATGAGTTTAtgagctgtaaaaaaaatgtagtcaAATTCTCGGTGCCAGACCATTTTGTGATACGCACCAATCTATCTTAAAAATGATCACATCACAAAGTTCAGCTGCTTCTGAATTGAGGGTCAAAGAATTGCACTCAACTCATTGTCCATATAAAACTGAACTTACAGTAAATTCTAAAGCTTACTTATCTCTCCATTCACATTCATGTCCATTGTCGCTCTCctctatgtttatttttatctgacCATGAGGTGCTAAGACTGACTGATAATGGCAGGCAACAGAGAGCCAAAGTCAAAAGGAAACATCCAGTTTGTGTAACACAAGAGGAAaccttaataaaataaaataaatcacatttgaaaaattaGGATTGTGTGCACGTAGGTACAGTAGGTTTTTAAAACTGAGCTAATACTGTATTgctgttattaaaaatgtagttttgtaGCAACCTGTAAAGAACACTATTTTCCCATGAGCCCCCCGGTTCGCGGGCTCAAGGTCTTGGCTCAAAAGAAGAGGTGAGTCCATGAGCAAGTCGACGAGTCTCAGTGAAGTTCAGATTCTGTATGTTGGTATAAACATCGTGAAAGAGACGACGAGATGCTGTAGGAGCTATTAGATGGCAGAGATTGAAGCTATAACATTGGTTTTTATGGGTATAAATGAAACCATGGTATAATTACAGAAGCAGACTATACACTCTGCTGCACTCgtagtttaattttaatggCAATTGTAGATTTTAGgttataaaaactaaactgttgATTAACTTCCTTAAAATCATCTAATAGCTTGTGTTGTATTGGTGGAGCTGTAGTGTAATATAGAAAGAAATCCAGTGAAACGTGCTTAGTTTtttaacaaagaacaaaagaaatgcTTAATGGATGATTGTATTAGGTTGCTAAAGTTACGGGGAACAAAGACTAGCCTGGATAAATTCAGCTCTCCATGTCCCCGTGGGCACAACTCTAAGACTAAGACACATAAATTCTGATCGACAATGTCAAAGATCAGAAATAAATCAGAACCAGGTCCACAAACAAACTGTTTGGTTTATTGGCACTTAAGGcgaaaaagtttgcatcaccACTTCAGGATGCAATGTGAAAACAGCTCAAGTGTAACTGGGTTCTTTGTCCGCACTTAAGACAATTCCCATTCAGCATGGGTTTTTAATACCTTATATACCTATGATACCTTATAAGCTATTATACCCGTATGAGTTATCCTTGTGACCAATTTTAAATCCTTATAGGCTATTACAgtgtatttacacattatatttataatgttaAATCGTAAGATGTAACCACAAAACATAGCTGATAAATTACACAACTGTCACAATTCAATTTCAAGGACCTCTTATATGTAAACAAGCTTATTAATAGGGTAAATGTGTCAGTATGCTCGAAACAAACTAGCACGGTGTCAGAAGTGTTTGTGTCTGATCAGATGTAAAGCCTGCAGTCATAAATCTTGTTGTGAAAAATAGGGACAATGgcacacacaggcagagaaaATTTCCTTTGGGACCTTCATGGTGCTGCAGCTGGTTGTATGAGAAGTGATGGAAGCAATATCAAGAATGAAAACAGCATCAGAGTGAGAGAAGTTCATatcctgctttgttttttcagctttggaAGGGCACGTCCTTTGAAGAACACTAACACCTTAAGAGAACGTTTGTCGTGTAACTCACAtagttttttgtggttttgatttCCCGCAACTTATGCAATGCTGGGTTATCACATTTAGATTGTGAGGATAGGATCTGCAACCAGTGTTGTTTTGCTTCAGTGTCGAGAGTGTCATAGCAGCtctgtttgtgttgtcagaGAAGAATGAAGCTCTGGGTCTCCAGAGGGATTCGATTTAACTGTTCCTTCCCCTCCTTAGCTACAGTACAAACCCCAAGgacaaaacccacacacatacatgtgctgaacatgcaaacaaaccatGCACACTCACAGCCTTTCACACATATACAGATAGACCCCTTTAACTAACTTATTGATCAAGacttggtttatttatttatttatttatttattgcgaCTTTTCTAGATCTCTCACTTATAGGTTTTTTTATGTCTGCACTCAACAGTTTCCTTGATACAAGAATGTAAATATGTGGCATGAACATCACCACTGACCTCAGACTTGgcctgtgtgcatgtgactgtgtcactgtgtgtttatgtgcatgctTAAAAGTGTATACATTTGGATATATAGACTGTAGATGTGGATTGTGATGCAGCTGCATCACATACACAGGAAGGCCTAAGGCTGTGCAgatcaacaaaacacacacacacacacacacatacacacgcacacacacacacacacacacacacacacttggaacAGGAGAGCCTCACATCCTTTCAGTACTGTAATGTGTCTCATTATATACAATATCTTCAAAACGAGCCAGTTCCCTAAAGGCTACTCAGTGCTCTGGGGCCTGTGGTCCTATTCTGTATTAGTCCAAATACTTAATTTTGTTcttcaataaacaaaacaactcCGTTTGAACAACCATAGGGTCCTGgtgaattatttatattaattgcAATTAGTACTGCTTACATATAACTTAGAGTTCCACTTCTTGTTTCTTATAAATGCTGTCTGAGAGGTCAGTCACACTGAAATGTTACACACAAAGTAATGGTTGCTACTTTAAATTGTATCACTATCTGAAGAGAGGAAAGCGAACTTTGAATGTCCAGCACAACTTCAAACATATATGCAACTTCAAAAGGCTGAGACATTTTAGAAGTCCCCTTGTTCAGTAAGAGATGTGTATACACCTGCTTTAGTTTTGTGTAGGCGTTTCAAAGTGCATTGTGTGTTTAACCAGCTGCCAAAATGATTTGTGTGAAAATATAGGCTAATCTCATGATAAATGCATGAAAAAGGACTTCTAAAATGGCTAACAGTAGGAAGGACTGAAGTTCTGAGCttcatgtttgtgtctttttcagtGTTTGACAAAAGTTTATTCCTGGGAAAGAAATAAATGCTGTCTGCTCACAACAgtccaaaacaaactaaaatgtatGTGAGAGAATTCCTGACTCTGCCtgtcccttttcttttttttttcttttttttttcctgtcaggCTACTGTAacctgtttggtttgttttgatATAATCTGAACgtgcatatgtatgtatgtatgttattACAATTATAATGACAGCATAAAACCTTGTCTAAATATCTAGTAACATATTCCTAGTAAGAgtgctttggaaaaaatattatGCATCAGATCATACCCGAGTGCAACAATGACAATGAGCAATAAATGAAAGATCattttttattgaatgttttacaaacatttatctTATTGAATAAAGTAGAAGATATTTAGAcagctttgttgttttagttgGTTTTTATGTGTAAGAGCAACAAATGCTGCCTACAtagttgtttttgtcattcAAGTACTGCAAGTCTGGTGTTTTCCAGGTACCTTTAAACATGAGaattgcatcttttttttgtggAAGAACAAATAACAGCTCACTAAAATACTCTAATTGAAAAATCATTGGCATATTGTGTTTTCCACCTCAGGACCACTGTATTTCTGTGCTCATTAAAACAGATACATCACTTCCAACTGATGGTCGggtaaaacaaacttttattaGGTATCATGAATATGATGTCACGGTAAATAAGGAaaataagagacagagatggagataAACGCTCTATGTTCAGGAATGAACTGAATGAGCTTGTAGTAAGATTGCTAGCCTGCTTGGTTCTGGTCTGGTGTTTGCCTTTCGTGCAATAAAAATACTTCACTACAGGTAGcacttcaaattcaaattaCTAAGGCTGAAGACTTTGATGGAGCTGATTTGAAGCACTTTCTGTAATGACAGCCAGACTTTCCTTTGAAGATatacagaaagaaaactgaaatattaatattaaataaatattcacaaaTGACTGAGAAAACACAAGACCTGAAGAGGAAGTGAAAGAGACATAGGAAAAACTGATGGTAGCTACTTGAGCAAGAGGCAGAATGTTACgacctcttctcctccttctcattGCTCATGAATAATAGAAAACGGGATATGTAGGAGAAATCTCACTTTTTTCACTCTACCAGTGCCTTTAGGTGTCTGACTTTGTCTTTGTCCACCCCAGGCAACATTACTCTCTCCGTATAAATATATGATAGCTAGGGAACTGATCCATTAACCAcagttgtttcattttcagtgccAGTACAAATAAATTGGGTTAAATGATCATTTAAGGTACGTGGTTTGCTTGAGGAGTGTTTTACACTGATGTGctaattcaaatgaaaatgtttgttacAGTAGATCTATTTTGAATGAAGGAAAGAGGGGATGATAGCTGGCAGCAAACTGATGCTCAGggtgtgtctgtctgctcttTATGGGTCAGCTACCCTCAATCCCTCTGACACACACTGGGACCCACATGCACTCACTAATGCACTCAATCCACCTCACCCCTACTACTAAATCCTCACCCTCTTTGTCCCTTTCCCTCTGAAATCCTCAAACCAATCAgatctccttctctctctcacacacacacacacacacacacacacctcctcctcctttatgTCAGGGCTAATGCACTGGTTAATGGTGTTCTAACCCCCTACTTGCTCTCAGATTAATGCcttgcacacacagacatgcatacCAGGCCACCTCTGCATGTATGTGCACTTTCCCGCAGCAACTTTAACATGGACATGTGttacatagaaacacacacacatacacagatgcacatgcacaaacacaaaactggtACTGGTACTAATGGCCTGTGATTCCTTAGCATGGTCCTTCACAAATGGATTAGGATTAACAATACACCcactactacacacacacacacacacacacacacacagtgtgtacaAAAAGAACCATTCTCTAATGCAGATTCTGCTTGGGGTgataatctctctctctctcacacacacacatacatatctAGAACACATACACCTGACTACTCTTTGTGCTGCTGAGGTTACCAGATGCCATCTAATCTGGAATGTTTAATCCTTCTGATGCACAATGAATTTCGTATGATTCCAAAATGTTTATACGCAATAAACTTTTAGCTCGAAAGGTTCTAGCAGTTCTCGCTCATTAGAAAGGTAagtatgtgtgtatattgtGAGATTTTGATTGAATaagttggatttttaaaaaaagaattgtttcACTTAATTTTTTAAGCTCCCTCTAAACTAATGAAATAAGTTAATAAGGATAATatatctttattttgtttatcattATATAGCATAATGGTAAAATCCAAAGAACATTCACATAGTTCCATTATAATTGAAGAGGGAAATGTAATATGTCCTTTACATAAGTactctgattattattatttatatcatAGCCTACTGTATAGTCTTCATAAGTGAGAGGAATGTGACAACCTGGTGATGTGATTAGGTTCAGCATTACAGTAATAGACACCTTAGATGCCAAACAGCTTGGATAGACTTTTTATTTTGCCCAGTGAACAATACCTTGTTAACACGATCATTCTATAAGCAGGTTTTACCAAATAGTAATGTTAACTTTTGTTAATTTGTggacaaatatatttattttgagtCACTTTAATCTATGTGCTTTTCTTGATAAATGAACGAGATGACATACATGAGTTGATAAACCACAACCGCTGTGGACAAGGGTCAATAAGGATAAAAATAATGTTGTGGTGAATTGTGGTGGATTCTAATATGTTGTGCTGTTTCCAAAATGTTCCTTTCTCAAATACAGTCAGCGTTACTTCGAGCTAAAGTAGTGAACTTGGTACTATAATGATAACTATAATGATGGAGTAaaattgttatttcattttaattggaACATTTTTATAGCACACATCACAGCTTTGAAGGCAACCCTGTGTGCCACCACGCTACGGAAGCGAGTCAGagatatgtttttttctctcctacATGCGGGTTATTTTTAACCATTCAAAAACATTCTGCCTTTTTCTTCGCTCTAACTCcctaaactgaaaatgttttctttatctttctgtCTTATGCTTCATAAAGCATGTGACCTAAGTGTATCTCTATCTGTCTGCCTCCCCAGTCTGTTCCTGGAGATTACTGAGCTGATCTGCTGATTGGAACAGTACAGGACATTTTAGTCTTTAGGTTCCCATCAACACACATTATCA includes these proteins:
- the gng13b gene encoding guanine nucleotide-binding protein G(I)/G(S)/G(O) subunit gamma-13b, encoding MDEMDLPQMKKEVESLKYQLAFKREKSSKTVTDLVKWIEDCVPEDPFLNPELMKNNPWVEKGKCILL